A genomic region of Brachyhypopomus gauderio isolate BG-103 unplaced genomic scaffold, BGAUD_0.2 sc114, whole genome shotgun sequence contains the following coding sequences:
- the LOC143497898 gene encoding E3 ubiquitin-protein ligase TRIM39-like: MTETSEFTRDSSSLLSEDQFMCSVCLDVFTDPVTTPCGHNFCKTCLTQYWDNSPHCLCPLCKENFTKRPEPKINTTLREVVDHFKKKKCPDKPDILCDVCTGVKVKAVKSCLHCGVTLCKSHLEPHNVPKLKKHKLINPVENVDDYICQKHERPLELFCREDETCVCQFCTETDHRTHNTVTIEEESGEKRTQLEKTQSEVQQMIQERLKKMEEIKQSVELRKKSTEREIADSIEVFTALVRSIERSQAELLQVMEEKQKAAERQAEGLIKDLEQEITELKRRDSELEQLSHTEDHIHLLQIYPTINSPPHTKNWTNISIDTDVNVETVREVLSQLQEKLSETLNTKLKEAVSTELKRSQQYAVDVTLDPDTANRYLILSDDGKQVTDGDTKQDLPDNPKRFDDCPNVLGKAGFSSGRFYYEVQVKGKTDWDVGVARESVNRKGEITLSPEDGFWTVILRKEYQYEACADPPVPLTLRVKPQTVGVFVDYEEGLVSFYDVEARSHIYSYTGQSFTEKLYPYFSPCDNDGGTNSAPLIISHISKTE, from the exons ATGACTGAAACATCTGAGT TCACACGTGACTCCAGCAGCCTCCTGTCTGAGGATCAGTTCatgtgttctgtctgtctggatgtgttcactgatcCAGTCACCACTCCATGTGGACACAACTTCTGTAAGACCTGCCTCACACAATACTGGGACAACAGTCCACACTGTCTGTGTCCACTCTGTAAAGAGAATTTCACCAAGAGACCTGAACCTAAGATTAATACAACACTGAGAGAGGTTGTGGATCACTTCAAGAAGAAAAAATGTCCTGATAAACCTGATATTCTTTGTGATGTCTGCACTGGAGTGAAGGTGAAGGCTGTAAAATCCTGTCTGCACTGTGGTGTGACACTTTGTAAGTCTCATCTAGAACCCCATAATGTTCCGAAACTTAAGAAACACAAACTAATAAACCCTGTGGAGAATGTAGATGACTACATATGTCAGAAACATGAGAGACCCCTGGAGCTGTTCTGTAGAGAAGAcgagacgtgtgtgtgtcagttctgcacTGAGACAGACCACAGGACTCACAACACTGTTACcatagaggaggagagtggagagaaAAGG ACACAGCTGGAGAAGACACAGTCAGAGGTCCAGCAGATGATCCAAGAGAGACTGAAGAAGATGGAAGAGATTAAACAATCAGTAGAGCTCAGAAAG aaaagcacagagagagagattgcagaCAGCATTGAGGTCTTCACTGCTCTGGTGCGCTCCATTGAGAGAAGCCAGGCTGAGCTGcttcaggtgatggaggagaagcAGAAAGCAGCAGAGAGGCAGGCTGAAGGACTCATTAAAGACCTGGAGCAGGAGATCACTGAACTaaagaggagagacagtgagctGGAGCAGCTCTCCCACACTGAGGACCACATCCACCTCCTACAG ATCTACCCAACCATAAacagccctccacacaccaaGAACTGGACTAACATCAGTATTGACACTGATGTGAATGTGGAGACTGTGAGGGAagttctctctcagcttcaggAAAAACTCAGTGAAACCCTGAATACTAAGTTGAAGGAAGCAG TCAGCACAGAATTGAAGAGGAGTCAACAGTATGCAG TGGATGTGACTCTGGATCCTGATACAGCTAATCGCTACCTCATCCTGTCTGATGATGGAAAACAAGTGACAGATGGAGACACAAAACAGGATCTCCCTGACAACCCAAAGAGATTTGATGATTGTCCCAATGTCCTGGGAAAGGCGGGGTTCTCATCAGGGAGATTTTACTATGAGGTTCAGGTCAAGGGGAAGACTGACTGGGATGTAGGAGTGGCCAGAGAGTCTGTTAACAGGAAGGGGGAGATTACACTGAGTCCTGAGGATGGATTCTGGACTGTGATTCTGAGGAAGGAGTATCAGTATGAGGCTTGTGCTGATCCCCCTGTCCCCCTCACCCTGAGAGTGAAGCCCCAGACAGTGGGGGTGTTTGTGGATTATGAGGAGGGTCTGGTCTCCTTTTATGATGTAGAGGCCAGGTCTCATATCTACTCTTACACTGGTCAGTCCTTCACTGAGAAACTCTACCCTTACTTCAGTCCTTGTGACAATGATGGAGGTACAAACTCAGCTCCACTGATCATCTCCCATATATCTAAGACTGAGTGA